The following are from one region of the Hymenobacter sp. YIM 151858-1 genome:
- a CDS encoding DUF4846 domain-containing protein, translating into MFSTLPLPALGLALLLATGSPLAPPHFVAQPKPPRAGVTDGNAYRWLTHPYHEQQTLAARFAPPAGCQRVAAAPNSFAEWLRHLPLRPKNTPVYLHNGRLKTPQTVHAAVLDIDTGPRDLQQCADAVMRLRAEYQFTRNYRQIHFHLTSGHDIWFGDWVEGRGFRVQGEEVLPAPRAAEAPTHAALRRYLDQIFTYAGSLSLSRELRRVPLNDVQPGDVFIKGGAPGHAVMVLDVAEHATTKRRYALLAQSYMPAQDMHVLRNRPGLGLGAWFLIDPAAELIETPEWDFTAAQLMRWQ; encoded by the coding sequence ATGTTCTCGACATTGCCTCTGCCGGCCCTAGGTCTGGCACTGCTCCTGGCTACGGGCAGCCCCCTCGCCCCTCCCCATTTCGTTGCCCAGCCCAAACCACCTAGGGCCGGAGTAACCGACGGCAACGCCTACCGCTGGCTCACGCACCCCTACCACGAGCAGCAGACGTTGGCGGCACGCTTTGCACCGCCCGCGGGTTGCCAGCGCGTGGCCGCTGCACCCAACTCTTTTGCGGAGTGGTTGCGCCACTTGCCGCTGCGCCCGAAAAACACGCCCGTGTACCTGCACAACGGCCGCCTGAAAACGCCGCAAACCGTGCACGCCGCCGTGCTCGATATCGACACGGGCCCGCGCGATTTGCAGCAGTGCGCCGATGCCGTGATGCGCCTGCGGGCCGAGTATCAGTTTACCCGCAACTACCGGCAAATTCATTTTCACCTGACCAGCGGCCACGACATCTGGTTCGGCGACTGGGTTGAGGGCCGGGGCTTCCGGGTGCAGGGCGAAGAAGTACTGCCCGCACCCAGGGCCGCCGAGGCACCCACGCACGCCGCCCTGCGCCGCTACCTCGATCAGATTTTCACCTACGCCGGTTCGCTCTCGCTAAGCCGTGAGCTGCGGCGCGTGCCCCTGAACGATGTGCAGCCAGGCGACGTGTTCATCAAGGGCGGCGCGCCGGGGCATGCGGTAATGGTGCTTGATGTGGCCGAGCACGCTACCACCAAACGCCGCTACGCGCTGCTGGCCCAAAGCTATATGCCGGCCCAGGACATGCACGTGCTCCGCAACCGCCCCGGTCTGGGCCTGGGGGCCTGGTTTCTCATCGACCCCGCCGCCGAACTGATTGAAACGCCCGAGTGGGATTTCACGGCTGCGCAGCTGATGCGCTGGCAGTAG
- a CDS encoding Ppx/GppA phosphatase family protein, protein MEYPLLKLAAIDIGSNAVRCQISAVLEFGGTYRLKRVEYVRYPLRLGEDVFATGRISPTKEEKFVKFLHALKLLMEVHDVAHYLICSTSAMRSAENGRAIAERMQRDLGIEVQIIDGQAEAAYVNRVIMQLLEDKRHYLHIDVGGGSTEFNLYSDRRKVASQSFEVGSIRRLQNDGQPGAQLQDTWQQMETWVKENARRYHVTRAIGTGGNINKIYALAQLPPEQPIQRKRIAGILDHLRSLSMDERVNLLMLNPDRADVIVPAGQIYLSAMEWSGAKDMLVPDIGLKDGMLQALFEDHFEEIRPITDQSHKMPVPVIQNDSEGA, encoded by the coding sequence ATGGAATACCCGCTGCTGAAACTAGCCGCCATCGACATCGGCTCCAACGCCGTCCGCTGTCAGATATCCGCCGTGCTAGAGTTTGGCGGCACCTACCGACTGAAGCGCGTGGAGTACGTGCGCTACCCGCTGCGCCTGGGCGAGGATGTGTTTGCCACCGGCCGGATTTCGCCGACCAAGGAAGAGAAGTTCGTGAAGTTTCTGCACGCGCTGAAGCTGCTGATGGAAGTGCACGACGTGGCGCACTACCTCATCTGCTCCACCTCGGCCATGCGCTCCGCCGAAAACGGCCGTGCCATTGCCGAGCGCATGCAGCGCGACCTAGGGATTGAGGTGCAGATCATCGACGGGCAGGCCGAAGCCGCTTACGTGAACCGCGTAATTATGCAGCTGCTCGAAGACAAGCGCCACTACCTGCACATCGATGTGGGCGGCGGCAGCACCGAGTTTAACCTCTACTCCGACCGCCGTAAAGTAGCGTCGCAGTCGTTCGAGGTGGGCTCCATCCGCCGCCTGCAAAACGACGGCCAGCCCGGCGCCCAACTGCAGGACACCTGGCAGCAGATGGAAACGTGGGTAAAGGAAAACGCCCGGCGCTACCACGTAACCCGCGCCATCGGCACCGGCGGCAACATCAACAAAATTTACGCGCTGGCACAGCTTCCGCCCGAGCAGCCCATTCAGCGCAAGCGCATCGCTGGCATCCTCGACCACTTGCGCAGCCTCAGTATGGATGAGCGCGTGAACCTGCTCATGCTCAACCCCGACCGCGCCGATGTCATCGTGCCCGCCGGTCAGATCTATTTGTCGGCCATGGAATGGTCGGGCGCCAAAGACATGCTGGTGCCCGATATAGGCCTAAAAGACGGCATGCTGCAGGCGCTGTTCGAAGACCACTTCGAAGAAATCAGGCCCATAACCGACCAGTCGCACAAAATGCCGGTGCCGGTAATTCAGAACGATTCGGAAGGAGCCTAA
- the topA gene encoding type I DNA topoisomerase produces the protein MVKNLVIVESPAKAKTIEGYLGKDFIVKSSFGHVRDLPKDNNAIDIQNGFKPTYVVSPDKREVISQLKKLAKEAETVWLASDADREGEAISWHLAETLDLTNAKTRRIVFRELTKNAILNAIDSPREIDLNLVNAQQARRVLDRLVGFELSPVLWKKVKTGLSAGRVQSVAVRLVVEREREIQQFKTSSAYRVVARFDAGNGAVLEAELPQRLKTLEEAEAFLARCAGAAYRIETLEKKPGKRSPAPPFTTSTLQQEASRKLGFSVAQTMSVAQRLYEAGKISYMRTDSVNLSQEALNGAKAEITRAYGPEYSYTRQFKTKAASAQEAHEAIRPTDFSLVKAGEDSAEQRLYDLIRKRALASQMAEAEIERTVATIGISTQPGVTLTATGEVITFEGFLKAYSESKDEDDNDGESSFSRGLPPLNVGQQLPLQRLSATERYAQPPARYTEASLVKKLEEMGIGRPSTYAPTISTIQKRGYVEKDTREGKERKFHVLTLDGQQVNTETKTEVYGADRGKLFPTDTAMVVNDFLVEHFPLIIDYSFTAKVEEEFDRIAEGQEAWEQMIAGFYGTFHETVERGKEVERADVGTTRLVGEHPETGDKIYAKLGRFGPYVQLGEAEGETKPAYANLRKGQFIETLTLEEALELFKLPRVVGQHEEKDMTAAIGRFGPYIRHDGKFYSLAKGQDPHTVTPEEAVQLIADKRKQEAEKVILTFEPEGRADVQVLNGKYGPYIVCGGKNVKIPKGEEPRSLSLARCLELAEATPDKPARGRFGAKKTAEPAAKAPAKKATAAAKKPAAKKATGTTKKAAK, from the coding sequence ATGGTTAAGAACCTCGTCATCGTGGAGTCGCCTGCCAAAGCCAAAACGATTGAAGGCTACCTAGGCAAAGACTTTATCGTTAAGTCAAGCTTCGGACACGTGCGCGACTTACCGAAGGACAACAACGCCATTGACATTCAGAACGGCTTTAAACCGACTTATGTCGTTTCGCCCGATAAGCGCGAGGTAATCTCTCAGCTGAAGAAGCTGGCCAAAGAAGCGGAAACCGTGTGGCTGGCAAGCGACGCCGACCGCGAGGGCGAGGCCATTTCGTGGCACCTGGCCGAAACGCTCGACCTGACGAATGCCAAAACCCGGCGCATCGTTTTCCGCGAGCTGACGAAGAACGCCATCCTGAACGCCATCGATTCGCCCCGCGAGATTGACCTGAATCTGGTAAACGCCCAGCAGGCCCGCCGCGTGCTCGACCGCCTCGTGGGCTTCGAGCTTTCGCCGGTGCTCTGGAAGAAGGTGAAAACCGGCCTCTCGGCCGGTCGTGTGCAGTCGGTGGCGGTGCGCCTGGTGGTGGAGCGCGAGCGGGAAATTCAGCAGTTCAAAACCTCGTCGGCCTACCGCGTGGTGGCACGCTTTGACGCGGGCAACGGCGCCGTGCTCGAGGCTGAGTTGCCCCAGCGCCTGAAAACGCTGGAGGAAGCCGAGGCATTTCTGGCCCGGTGCGCAGGTGCAGCCTACCGCATCGAAACGCTGGAGAAAAAGCCCGGCAAGCGCAGCCCCGCGCCGCCCTTTACTACCTCTACCCTGCAGCAGGAAGCCTCGCGCAAGCTGGGCTTTTCGGTGGCGCAAACCATGAGCGTTGCGCAGCGTCTGTACGAGGCCGGCAAGATCAGCTACATGCGTACCGACTCGGTGAACCTGTCGCAGGAAGCCCTGAACGGTGCCAAGGCCGAAATTACCCGCGCCTACGGTCCGGAGTACTCCTACACGCGTCAATTCAAAACCAAAGCCGCTTCGGCTCAGGAAGCGCACGAGGCCATTCGCCCCACCGACTTTTCGTTGGTGAAAGCCGGCGAAGATTCGGCCGAGCAGCGCCTCTACGACCTCATCCGCAAGCGGGCCCTGGCCTCGCAAATGGCCGAGGCCGAAATTGAGCGCACGGTCGCTACCATTGGTATCAGCACCCAGCCGGGCGTAACGCTTACGGCCACGGGCGAGGTTATCACCTTCGAGGGCTTCCTGAAAGCATACAGCGAATCGAAAGATGAGGATGATAACGACGGCGAATCGTCGTTTTCGCGGGGTCTGCCCCCGCTCAACGTAGGCCAGCAGCTGCCGCTGCAGCGCCTGTCGGCTACGGAGCGCTACGCGCAACCGCCCGCTCGCTACACCGAAGCTTCGCTGGTAAAAAAGCTGGAAGAAATGGGCATTGGCCGCCCGTCGACCTACGCGCCTACCATCAGCACTATTCAGAAGCGCGGCTACGTGGAGAAAGACACCCGCGAGGGCAAGGAGCGCAAGTTTCATGTGCTGACGCTCGACGGCCAGCAGGTAAACACCGAAACCAAAACCGAAGTCTACGGCGCCGACCGCGGCAAGCTGTTCCCGACGGATACGGCCATGGTGGTGAACGACTTTCTGGTTGAGCACTTCCCGCTGATTATCGATTACTCCTTCACGGCCAAAGTGGAGGAAGAATTCGACCGTATTGCGGAGGGCCAGGAAGCCTGGGAGCAGATGATTGCGGGCTTCTACGGCACTTTCCACGAAACCGTGGAGCGCGGCAAAGAGGTGGAGCGCGCCGATGTGGGCACTACGCGCCTGGTGGGTGAGCACCCCGAAACCGGCGACAAGATTTACGCCAAGCTGGGCCGCTTTGGGCCCTATGTGCAGCTGGGTGAAGCCGAAGGCGAAACCAAGCCCGCCTACGCCAACCTGCGCAAAGGCCAGTTTATTGAAACCCTGACGCTGGAGGAGGCGCTGGAGTTGTTTAAGCTGCCGCGCGTGGTGGGCCAGCACGAGGAAAAGGACATGACGGCGGCCATCGGCCGCTTCGGACCCTACATCCGCCACGACGGCAAGTTTTACTCGCTGGCCAAAGGCCAGGACCCGCATACGGTTACGCCCGAAGAAGCCGTTCAGCTAATCGCCGACAAGCGCAAGCAAGAGGCCGAAAAGGTGATTCTCACGTTTGAGCCCGAAGGCCGTGCCGATGTGCAGGTGCTCAACGGCAAGTACGGCCCCTACATCGTGTGCGGCGGCAAAAACGTGAAAATCCCGAAAGGCGAAGAGCCCCGTAGCCTAAGCCTAGCGCGTTGCCTGGAGCTGGCCGAGGCTACGCCCGATAAACCCGCCCGCGGCCGCTTCGGGGCCAAGAAAACGGCCGAACCCGCTGCCAAAGCTCCGGCTAAAAAGGCCACCGCAGCCGCCAAAAAGCCCGCCGCTAAGAAAGCTACAGGCACCACCAAAAAAGCCGCTAAGTAG
- a CDS encoding metallophosphoesterase family protein, whose protein sequence is MSYIYRRLLVAGLLLTAALPARSQSVPAAHHVYLLGNTAGPIPEARLRSLRRTLEQETTPFTVVHLGDIVGNEGLSEKQDTTRASLEARANALLALVKDLPNGRIYFVPGDKDWNNSGRDGQKSVRRLEKYIEAQLGGQNVFLPSNGCPGPEIVDVAPLVRLVALNTPWWSHPFDRPEAPDTDCKTMSAGEFREQLQDVLDETRGRNVLLVGHQPVISNGTYGGYQPLKRHLSPPVLGTINAAYRQNVGTPRDMASPGYQAFRKTMLSTLKEHPNALYVAAHDFNLQLTPFERNYHVVSGSFSHVEPVASNAKSLYNEAEAGYTRLDYAPDGTVKAVFITFDKRNADTTKEAFTATLFQSACLPENKDVPTNPYLPNCPSNSSAAGAPRAEGSAATTATVTPGPQYRAHGLQKPLMGPLYRSTWTQPVTVPVLDLSTEKGGLRPYKRGGGRQTTSLKFIAADSSEYTFRSVDKDVTKILPPELRNSVAADILRDITPTAHPYSALVVAPLLDRTDILHARPRLFALPDNQQLGTFREQYAGLLGTLEEDPWDKKYNLHGFGGADEVRRSFSMFRQLYKDNDNRVDALALGKARAFDMLVADFGKHDDNWKWAEYDEGKQKIFKPIPRDRDQSFTLWNGALTWIANREWAVPSIEDFGEHFRDLESLNWPARHLDRALLQSLSREDWRRIGQYLQQRITPAAIDSATAQLPQEIQGISGRDINRKLKSRIQELPQALDEYYLMLARDVDVVGSNKGEVFEVQRLAGGQVRVQVSKRDDDGNAKGQPFFDRTFVRGETRDIRLYGLDGRDVFRLTGNESGSIRVRVIGGEGKDQITNNSSGGRTEVYDAAGTELLATTPTADRRSNRLGINHYDRNAFEYDGYAPRGAILFNRNDGFGVAAGFDWVKQGFRKPDYRVRYGIDAQYTTGGNRQLTGNVRWRYLFGKVDFGVRGTYGNYFPFYNFFGLGNNTRKDDDLFDDNFYRARYRGYQTEAFFERVIRQKSLLRVGPVYEQYQSDFARNSYLGQLVNQNGQPIPSDDPVPDVAFQRLLGGRAVLDLDFRDRKQFARKGVRLYGEHTTWRQLNQGKRTFGLSEGFAEYYGTARLGIPVTLVVKGGGGKNYGPVDEIPFYKFTQLGLRQNLRGYVRNRFTGDASLYLNSELRLSLGYANTQFLPFYYGVFGFYDQGQVYYKGAAAGGWHRGYGGGFYISPVYETLALSVSVQSSAEEKYLLQFGLGFRIDQ, encoded by the coding sequence ATGAGCTATATCTACCGCCGGCTGCTTGTGGCTGGTTTGCTGCTGACGGCTGCCTTGCCCGCCCGTTCGCAGTCGGTGCCGGCCGCGCACCATGTGTACCTGTTGGGCAATACCGCCGGCCCCATTCCGGAAGCCCGGCTTCGCTCCTTGCGCCGCACCCTGGAGCAGGAAACGACTCCCTTTACGGTGGTGCACCTAGGCGACATCGTAGGCAACGAGGGCCTGTCGGAAAAGCAGGATACCACCCGCGCCTCGCTCGAAGCCCGCGCCAACGCCTTGCTGGCATTGGTGAAAGATTTGCCCAACGGCCGCATCTACTTTGTACCCGGCGACAAAGACTGGAACAACTCGGGCCGCGACGGGCAAAAGAGCGTACGGCGGTTGGAGAAGTACATCGAAGCGCAGCTGGGCGGCCAGAACGTGTTTTTGCCCAGCAACGGCTGCCCCGGCCCCGAAATCGTGGATGTGGCGCCGCTGGTGCGCCTCGTTGCCCTGAACACGCCGTGGTGGTCGCACCCCTTCGACCGGCCCGAGGCCCCCGATACCGACTGCAAAACCATGTCGGCCGGGGAGTTTCGGGAGCAGCTGCAGGATGTACTCGACGAAACCCGCGGGCGCAACGTACTGCTGGTGGGGCACCAGCCCGTTATCAGCAATGGCACCTACGGCGGCTATCAGCCCCTTAAGCGCCACCTCTCCCCGCCGGTGCTCGGCACCATAAACGCGGCATACCGGCAAAACGTGGGCACCCCGCGCGACATGGCCTCGCCTGGTTATCAGGCGTTTCGCAAAACCATGCTGAGCACGCTCAAGGAGCACCCAAACGCGCTGTACGTTGCGGCCCACGATTTCAACCTGCAGCTTACGCCCTTCGAGCGTAACTACCATGTGGTGTCGGGCAGCTTTTCGCACGTCGAGCCGGTGGCCAGCAACGCCAAGTCGCTTTACAACGAGGCCGAAGCCGGCTATACGCGCCTCGATTACGCCCCCGATGGCACCGTGAAAGCCGTGTTCATCACCTTTGACAAGCGCAACGCCGACACCACAAAAGAGGCCTTTACGGCTACGTTGTTTCAGTCGGCTTGCCTGCCCGAAAACAAAGACGTACCCACCAACCCCTACCTGCCCAACTGCCCCTCCAACTCCAGCGCCGCTGGCGCACCTAGGGCCGAGGGCTCTGCAGCCACCACCGCTACTGTAACCCCAGGCCCGCAGTACCGGGCGCATGGTTTGCAAAAGCCTTTGATGGGCCCGCTGTACCGTAGCACCTGGACGCAGCCCGTAACCGTACCCGTGCTCGACCTCAGCACCGAAAAAGGTGGGCTGCGCCCCTACAAACGGGGCGGCGGACGCCAAACCACGTCGCTCAAGTTTATTGCGGCCGACAGCTCGGAGTACACCTTCCGCTCGGTTGATAAAGACGTCACCAAAATTCTGCCGCCCGAGCTGCGCAATTCCGTAGCGGCCGATATCCTGCGCGACATCACCCCCACGGCGCACCCGTATTCGGCGCTGGTGGTGGCGCCGCTGCTCGACCGCACCGACATTTTGCACGCCCGCCCCAGGTTGTTTGCGCTGCCCGACAACCAACAGCTCGGCACCTTTCGGGAGCAATACGCCGGGCTGCTCGGCACCTTGGAGGAAGACCCTTGGGATAAGAAATACAACCTGCACGGCTTTGGTGGCGCCGATGAGGTGCGGCGCTCCTTCAGCATGTTTCGGCAACTCTACAAAGACAACGACAATCGCGTTGATGCCCTGGCCCTAGGTAAGGCCCGCGCTTTCGACATGCTGGTGGCCGACTTTGGCAAGCACGACGACAACTGGAAATGGGCCGAGTACGACGAAGGCAAGCAGAAGATCTTTAAGCCCATTCCGCGCGACCGTGACCAGTCGTTCACCCTCTGGAACGGCGCCCTCACCTGGATTGCCAACCGCGAATGGGCCGTGCCCAGTATCGAGGATTTCGGCGAGCATTTCCGCGACCTGGAAAGCCTGAACTGGCCCGCTCGCCACCTCGACCGCGCCTTGCTGCAGTCGCTCTCGCGCGAGGATTGGCGCCGCATCGGCCAGTATCTGCAGCAGCGCATTACGCCGGCCGCCATCGACTCGGCTACGGCGCAACTGCCCCAGGAAATCCAGGGTATTTCGGGCCGCGATATTAACCGCAAGCTGAAAAGCCGCATTCAGGAGCTGCCCCAGGCCCTCGACGAGTACTACCTGATGCTGGCCCGCGACGTGGACGTGGTAGGCTCGAACAAGGGCGAGGTCTTCGAGGTGCAGCGCCTGGCCGGCGGCCAGGTGCGGGTGCAGGTGAGCAAGCGCGACGACGACGGCAATGCCAAAGGCCAGCCCTTTTTCGACCGCACGTTTGTGCGCGGCGAAACGCGCGACATCCGGTTATACGGGCTCGATGGCCGCGACGTGTTTCGGCTGACCGGCAACGAATCGGGTAGCATTCGGGTGCGCGTTATTGGTGGCGAAGGCAAAGACCAGATTACCAACAACTCGAGCGGGGGCCGCACCGAGGTGTACGATGCAGCCGGCACCGAGCTGCTAGCCACCACGCCAACTGCCGATCGGCGCTCCAACCGCCTGGGCATAAACCACTACGACCGCAACGCTTTTGAGTACGACGGCTACGCGCCGCGGGGTGCCATCTTGTTCAACCGCAACGACGGCTTCGGGGTGGCAGCCGGTTTCGACTGGGTAAAGCAGGGTTTCCGCAAGCCCGATTACCGCGTGCGCTACGGCATTGATGCGCAGTACACCACCGGCGGCAACCGGCAGCTTACGGGCAACGTGCGCTGGCGCTACCTTTTCGGCAAAGTCGATTTTGGCGTGCGCGGCACCTACGGCAACTACTTCCCGTTCTACAACTTCTTCGGGCTGGGCAACAACACCCGCAAAGACGACGACCTCTTCGACGACAATTTTTACCGGGCGCGCTACCGTGGCTACCAAACCGAAGCCTTTTTTGAGCGTGTAATCCGGCAGAAAAGCCTGTTGCGCGTGGGCCCGGTGTACGAACAGTACCAAAGCGACTTTGCCCGCAACAGCTACCTAGGGCAACTGGTAAACCAGAACGGCCAGCCCATTCCTTCCGACGACCCCGTGCCCGATGTGGCCTTCCAGCGCCTGCTGGGCGGCCGGGCCGTGCTCGATCTGGATTTCCGCGACCGGAAGCAATTCGCCCGCAAGGGCGTGCGCCTCTACGGCGAGCATACCACCTGGCGCCAGCTCAACCAAGGCAAGCGCACGTTCGGCCTCTCCGAAGGCTTTGCCGAGTACTACGGCACGGCGCGCCTAGGTATTCCGGTAACGCTGGTGGTAAAGGGCGGCGGCGGCAAAAACTACGGCCCCGTCGATGAAATTCCGTTTTACAAGTTCACGCAACTGGGTTTGCGCCAAAACCTGCGCGGCTACGTGCGCAACCGCTTCACCGGCGACGCCTCGCTGTACCTGAACTCCGAGCTTCGCCTGTCGCTGGGCTACGCCAACACCCAGTTTTTGCCGTTCTACTACGGCGTGTTCGGTTTCTACGACCAGGGCCAGGTGTACTACAAAGGCGCGGCCGCGGGCGGGTGGCACCGCGGCTACGGCGGCGGTTTTTACATCTCACCCGTGTATGAAACGCTGGCTTTATCCGTTTCGGTGCAAAGCTCGGCCGAAGAGAAGTACCTGCTGCAGTTTGGTTTAGGTTTCCGCATCGACCAGTAA
- a CDS encoding SIR2 family NAD-dependent protein deacylase, whose product MTRKKIVVLTGAGISAESGLATFRASDGLWENHRVEDVASPEGWAKDPKLVLEFYNQRRAAARHAQPNTGHLALVELEKAYEVVIVTQNVDDLHERAGSSHVIHLHGKLMEARSTRFEELVYPVEGDRIELGQTCERGHQLRPNIVWFGESVPLMERAMEEAATADIMLVIGTSLQVYPAAGLIHYLPSNCPLYVVDPSLPRVSRRGNVELIAEPATVGVPRLVQELLDRATANQ is encoded by the coding sequence ATGACTCGCAAGAAAATCGTTGTACTCACGGGCGCCGGCATTTCGGCAGAAAGCGGCCTGGCTACTTTTCGGGCTTCGGATGGGCTTTGGGAAAACCACCGCGTGGAGGATGTGGCCTCGCCCGAAGGCTGGGCCAAAGACCCGAAGCTGGTGCTGGAGTTTTACAACCAACGACGCGCAGCCGCACGCCACGCGCAGCCCAATACCGGCCATTTGGCATTGGTTGAGCTAGAGAAAGCCTACGAGGTGGTAATCGTGACGCAGAACGTCGATGACCTGCACGAGCGCGCGGGCTCCAGCCACGTTATCCATTTGCACGGCAAACTGATGGAAGCCCGCAGCACCCGTTTCGAGGAGCTGGTGTACCCCGTTGAGGGCGACCGGATTGAGCTGGGCCAAACCTGCGAACGAGGCCACCAGCTGCGCCCCAACATTGTGTGGTTTGGCGAGTCCGTACCGCTGATGGAACGCGCCATGGAAGAAGCCGCCACGGCCGACATAATGCTGGTAATTGGCACCTCGCTGCAGGTGTACCCAGCGGCCGGGCTTATTCATTACCTGCCCAGCAACTGCCCGCTTTACGTCGTCGATCCGAGCTTGCCGAGGGTATCGCGGCGGGGCAACGTAGAGCTGATTGCCGAGCCGGCTACCGTTGGGGTGCCGCGGCTCGTGCAGGAGCTACTCGATCGGGCAACGGCCAACCAATAA